A window of Rhodococcus sp. SGAir0479 contains these coding sequences:
- a CDS encoding aldo/keto reductase family oxidoreductase produces the protein MNSPSTDLPGGTWTLGDATVTRFGYGAMQLAGPGVMGPPADRVGALGVLREAVDRGITHIDTSHAYGPGVTNELVREALRPYPDTLFIATKVGADRDEQGGWPPARRPEDVRRQVHENLRTLGVDALDLVNMRMGNAQGPRDGSLAPAFETLVELQREGLIRHLGVSNVTAAQVAEAQSIAPIVCVQNMYNLAHRQDDELVDRLAADGIAYVPFFPLGGFTPLQAEALSAVATRVGVTPMAVALAWLLQRSPNILLIPGTSSTVHLRENVAGAAVALAPEDIDRLEGIAR, from the coding sequence ATGAATTCACCCTCGACCGACCTTCCCGGAGGCACCTGGACCCTGGGCGACGCGACCGTCACGCGATTCGGGTATGGCGCGATGCAACTCGCCGGGCCCGGGGTGATGGGTCCGCCGGCCGACCGCGTCGGCGCCCTGGGCGTCCTTCGGGAGGCCGTCGACCGCGGCATCACCCATATCGACACCAGTCACGCCTACGGACCGGGCGTCACCAACGAACTCGTTCGGGAGGCGCTCCGCCCCTACCCGGACACGCTGTTCATCGCCACCAAGGTCGGCGCGGACCGCGACGAGCAGGGTGGTTGGCCGCCGGCCCGTCGGCCCGAGGACGTGCGCAGGCAGGTCCACGAGAACCTCCGGACCCTCGGCGTGGACGCCCTGGACCTGGTGAACATGCGCATGGGCAATGCGCAGGGACCTCGGGACGGCTCACTCGCCCCGGCATTCGAGACCCTTGTCGAACTTCAGCGTGAGGGCCTGATTCGGCACCTGGGCGTCAGCAACGTCACCGCGGCGCAGGTCGCCGAGGCGCAGAGCATCGCCCCCATCGTCTGCGTGCAGAACATGTACAACCTGGCGCACCGCCAGGACGACGAACTGGTCGACCGACTGGCCGCCGACGGCATCGCGTACGTGCCGTTCTTCCCGCTCGGAGGGTTCACGCCTCTGCAGGCCGAGGCGCTGTCGGCGGTGGCCACCCGAGTCGGAGTCACGCCGATGGCAGTCGCACTGGCGTGGCTCCTGCAGCGCTCGCCCAATATCCTGCTCATCCCCGGTACGTCGTCGACCGTGCATCTGCGCGAGAACGTCGCCGGCGCGGCAGTAGCGCTCGCCCCGGAGGACATCGACCGGCTGGAGGGTATCGCCCGCTGA
- a CDS encoding winged helix-turn-helix transcriptional regulator translates to MTTTNAAQNRARAKAEYNAFLAVCPSRQLLDRISDKWVVLVLCALGGDGAGAPETPGPLRYSELARLLAGVSQKMLTQTLRSLERDGLLTRTVTPTVPVTVTYELTELGSSLHEVTRGLRNWAQNHMPEVLGHREEYDAR, encoded by the coding sequence GTGACGACCACGAACGCCGCCCAGAACAGGGCCCGGGCCAAGGCGGAGTACAACGCGTTCCTGGCGGTGTGCCCCAGTCGCCAACTGCTCGACCGGATCTCGGACAAGTGGGTGGTGCTGGTGCTGTGTGCGCTGGGCGGCGACGGCGCCGGCGCGCCGGAAACGCCCGGGCCACTGCGGTACTCGGAGCTCGCGCGTCTGCTGGCCGGGGTCAGTCAGAAGATGCTGACCCAGACCCTGCGCTCCCTCGAACGCGACGGCCTGCTCACCCGCACGGTGACGCCGACGGTTCCTGTCACCGTCACGTACGAACTCACCGAACTGGGCTCGTCGTTGCACGAGGTGACTCGCGGCCTCAGGAACTGGGCCCAGAACCACATGCCCGAGGTCCTCGGGCACCGCGAGGAGTACGACGCTCGCTGA
- a CDS encoding adenylate/guanylate cyclase domain-containing protein, producing the protein MHPRRSAATPLGSRLLGTPTETPRIRRIRVQTLLTTSLVGANVIGAAVVAVLLTFVVPGPDLLEPEFRFLNFVVVPVYLAIALLVGTIRGTRRALRSLQWIVQDRTPTDRDRRKALTMPWRLTRMQIGQWSLAFVSLTTAYAFVDPEAIPKVGFTIAFGGITICAFSHVFSEFALRPAAARALETGIRPSARLAGVVGRTLLAWILGTGVPVAGLMIVAVYSYFSKDTSRNQLEVAILGLGAITLFFGLLLILLNARATVAPIRSVEVGMRRIEDGRLDTAIVVYDGTELGELQAGFNRMADGLRERERIRDLFGRHVGHDVAAAALVSPPTLGGEEREVAVFFVDLIGSTELTATRPPREVVTLLNRFFDVVVDEVDRHDGFVNKFEGDAALAIFGAPRDLDDAAGQALSAARAIASRLADEVPECRAAIGVAAGTAVAGNIGARERFEYTVIGDPVNEASRLSELAKADPARLLASWTTVERARATEARNWHCGERVTLRGRTSDTQLARAVEEGSAVADAQPSVVISSD; encoded by the coding sequence ATGCATCCGCGCCGATCCGCCGCCACGCCCCTCGGTTCCCGTCTGCTCGGAACCCCCACCGAGACTCCTCGTATCCGACGCATCCGGGTGCAGACCCTCCTCACGACGTCGCTCGTCGGGGCCAACGTCATCGGGGCCGCCGTCGTCGCCGTGCTGCTCACGTTCGTGGTGCCGGGCCCCGATCTGCTCGAACCCGAGTTCCGGTTCCTCAATTTCGTGGTCGTCCCGGTCTACCTGGCGATCGCGCTGCTGGTCGGGACGATCCGGGGAACGCGGCGGGCGCTGCGCAGTCTGCAGTGGATCGTGCAGGACCGCACACCCACCGACCGCGACCGCAGGAAGGCGCTCACGATGCCGTGGCGCCTCACCCGCATGCAGATCGGCCAGTGGAGCCTGGCGTTCGTCTCCCTCACCACCGCATATGCGTTCGTCGATCCGGAGGCCATCCCGAAGGTCGGCTTCACGATCGCGTTCGGGGGCATCACGATCTGCGCATTCAGTCACGTGTTCAGCGAGTTCGCGCTCCGGCCGGCCGCCGCGCGCGCCCTCGAGACCGGCATCCGCCCCAGCGCCCGCCTGGCCGGTGTGGTGGGCCGCACGCTGTTGGCCTGGATCCTCGGGACCGGTGTTCCGGTGGCCGGGCTGATGATCGTCGCGGTCTACAGCTACTTCAGCAAGGACACGTCGAGGAACCAGCTCGAAGTCGCGATCCTGGGACTCGGTGCCATCACCTTGTTCTTCGGACTGCTGTTGATCCTGCTCAACGCGCGGGCGACGGTCGCACCGATCAGATCCGTCGAGGTCGGCATGCGGCGCATCGAGGACGGGCGACTCGACACGGCGATCGTGGTCTACGACGGCACCGAGCTCGGTGAGCTCCAAGCCGGATTCAACCGGATGGCGGACGGACTGCGCGAGCGTGAGCGCATCCGCGACCTGTTCGGGCGCCACGTCGGCCACGATGTGGCCGCGGCCGCCCTGGTCTCGCCCCCGACCCTCGGCGGCGAGGAGCGCGAGGTGGCCGTCTTCTTCGTCGACCTGATCGGGTCCACCGAACTCACCGCCACCCGGCCGCCGCGGGAGGTGGTCACGCTTCTCAACCGCTTCTTCGACGTGGTGGTCGACGAGGTAGACCGCCACGACGGCTTCGTGAACAAGTTCGAGGGCGACGCCGCTCTCGCGATCTTCGGCGCACCGCGCGACCTGGACGACGCGGCCGGGCAGGCACTGTCGGCCGCGCGCGCCATCGCGTCGCGCCTGGCCGACGAGGTACCCGAGTGTCGTGCCGCGATCGGTGTCGCGGCAGGCACCGCGGTGGCGGGCAACATCGGCGCACGAGAACGGTTCGAGTACACCGTGATCGGCGATCCCGTGAACGAGGCGTCCCGCCTGTCGGAGCTGGCGAAGGCCGACCCCGCTCGACTCCTCGCCTCGTGGACCACCGTCGAGCGTGCGCGGGCGACCGAGGCGCGCAACTGGCACTGCGGAGAACGGGTGACGCTCCGGGGCCGGACGTCGGATACCCAGCTGGCGCGGGCGGTCGAGGAGGGCTCCGCCGTCGCCGACGCGCAGCCCTCGGTCGTCATCTCGTCCGATTGA
- the nucS gene encoding endonuclease NucS, whose protein sequence is MRLVIARCRVDYVGRLTSHLPMARRLLLIKADGSVSIHADDRAYKPLNWMSPPCWLTETTDGAGEDGAAAQLWVVTNKAGEELRITIEEIEHDSSHELGLDPGLVKDGVEAHLQELLAEHVETLGEGYTLIRREYMTAIGPVDLLCRNADGATVAVEIKRRGEIDGVEQLTRYLELLNRDPLLAPVSGVFAAQQIKPQAKTLATDRGIRCLVLDYEALRGTESTEFRLF, encoded by the coding sequence GTGCGTCTTGTCATTGCTCGTTGCCGTGTCGATTACGTCGGTCGTCTGACCTCGCACCTGCCGATGGCCCGGCGTCTGCTCCTCATCAAGGCGGACGGATCGGTCAGCATCCACGCCGACGACCGCGCGTACAAGCCGCTCAACTGGATGAGCCCGCCGTGCTGGCTGACGGAGACCACCGACGGTGCCGGCGAGGACGGTGCCGCCGCGCAGTTGTGGGTCGTCACCAACAAGGCCGGCGAGGAACTCCGGATCACGATCGAGGAGATCGAGCACGACTCGAGTCACGAGCTCGGTCTCGACCCCGGACTCGTCAAGGACGGCGTCGAGGCCCATCTGCAGGAGCTGCTGGCCGAGCACGTCGAGACGCTGGGCGAGGGGTACACCCTCATCCGCCGTGAGTACATGACGGCCATCGGCCCCGTGGATCTGTTGTGCCGCAACGCCGACGGAGCGACCGTCGCGGTCGAGATCAAGCGGCGCGGCGAGATCGACGGGGTGGAGCAGCTCACCCGGTACCTCGAACTGCTCAACCGCGATCCACTGCTCGCGCCGGTGAGTGGGGTGTTCGCGGCGCAGCAGATCAAGCCGCAGGCCAAGACGCTGGCGACCGACCGCGGCATCCGCTGCCTGGTCCTCGACTACGAGGCGCTGCGCGGCACCGAGAGCACCGAGTTCCGTCTCTTCTGA
- a CDS encoding ATP/GTP-binding protein — translation MPRRNQPRKPVRRSDDGGTGGLFGNALAREEAGPAGYDDERYLVRRIPGARATKTYRCPGCDQEVRPGVAHVVAWPVDAGGADDRRHWHTGCWAGRRTRGLTRRWS, via the coding sequence GTGCCGCGCCGAAACCAGCCCCGCAAGCCCGTCCGTCGGTCCGACGACGGGGGTACCGGCGGCCTCTTCGGGAACGCCCTCGCCCGCGAGGAGGCCGGCCCCGCCGGCTACGACGACGAGCGGTACCTGGTGCGTCGGATTCCGGGCGCGCGGGCGACCAAGACGTATCGGTGCCCGGGCTGCGATCAGGAGGTGCGCCCCGGCGTGGCGCACGTGGTCGCGTGGCCGGTCGACGCCGGCGGCGCCGACGACCGCCGGCACTGGCACACCGGATGCTGGGCGGGACGCCGCACGCGAGGTCTGACCCGCCGCTGGTCCTGA
- the mce gene encoding methylmalonyl-CoA epimerase, producing the protein MTSSSPNPAASGLSSQLVTAIDHVGIAVPDLDAAIEWYSKHLGMVSTHEEVNEEQGVREAMLTVVGSPAGAPAIQLLAPLNENSTIAKFIDRSGPGLQQLAYRVTDIEAISAQLRDAGVRLLYDAPRRGTADSRINFVHPKDAGGVLVELVEPAADGGH; encoded by the coding sequence ATGACATCTTCGTCCCCCAACCCCGCCGCGAGCGGACTGTCCTCGCAGCTCGTGACCGCGATCGACCACGTCGGCATCGCCGTGCCGGACCTCGACGCCGCCATCGAGTGGTACAGCAAGCACCTCGGCATGGTCTCCACCCACGAGGAGGTCAACGAGGAGCAGGGTGTCCGCGAGGCGATGCTCACGGTCGTCGGCTCGCCCGCCGGCGCCCCCGCGATCCAGCTGCTGGCGCCGCTGAACGAGAACTCCACCATCGCGAAGTTCATCGACCGCAGCGGCCCGGGCCTGCAGCAGCTGGCGTACCGCGTCACCGACATCGAGGCGATCAGCGCGCAGCTCCGCGACGCCGGCGTCCGGCTGCTGTACGACGCGCCGCGCCGTGGCACCGCCGATTCGCGCATCAATTTCGTTCATCCCAAGGACGCCGGCGGGGTCCTGGTGGAGCTGGTCGAGCCGGCCGCCGACGGCGGCCACTGA
- a CDS encoding acetyl-CoA C-acetyltransferase — MTTSVIVAGARTPVGRLLGTLKDLSGSDLGGVAIKGALEKAGVAPDQVDYVIMGQVLTAGAGQMPARQAAVAAGIPMSVPALTVNKVCLSGIDAIALADQLIRAGEFDVVVAGGQESMSRAPHMLEKSREGFKYGDVTLRDHMAYDGLHDIFTDQPMGNLTEQRNSDDDQRIAREDQDAFAAASHQNAARAWKDGLFADEVVPVTIPQRRGEPIVVSTDEGIRADTTVESLSKLRPAFAKDGSITAGTASQISDGAAAVVVMSKAKAEELGLEWIAEIGAHGVVAGPDSTLQSQPARAIARACEREGIDPKDLDVVEINEAFAAVGIASTRELGIDPAKVNVNGGAIAIGHPLGMSGARITLHLVLELQRRGGGVGVAALCGGGGQGDALIVRVPAK; from the coding sequence TTGACCACTTCTGTCATCGTTGCCGGGGCGCGGACCCCGGTCGGACGACTGCTCGGGACCCTGAAGGATCTCTCGGGCTCCGACCTCGGCGGGGTAGCGATCAAGGGCGCGCTGGAGAAGGCCGGTGTCGCGCCCGACCAGGTCGACTACGTGATCATGGGTCAGGTCCTCACCGCCGGTGCGGGCCAGATGCCGGCGCGTCAGGCCGCCGTCGCAGCGGGGATCCCGATGAGCGTGCCCGCACTGACGGTCAACAAGGTGTGCCTGTCCGGTATCGACGCCATCGCGCTGGCAGACCAGTTAATCCGCGCCGGCGAGTTCGACGTGGTCGTCGCGGGCGGTCAGGAGTCGATGTCGCGGGCTCCGCACATGCTCGAGAAGAGCCGCGAGGGCTTCAAGTACGGCGATGTGACGCTGCGCGACCACATGGCGTACGACGGCCTGCACGACATCTTCACCGACCAGCCGATGGGCAACCTCACCGAGCAGCGCAACTCCGACGACGATCAGCGCATCGCCCGGGAAGACCAGGATGCGTTCGCGGCCGCGTCGCACCAGAACGCCGCGCGCGCGTGGAAGGACGGGCTGTTCGCGGACGAGGTCGTGCCGGTCACGATCCCGCAGCGCCGCGGTGAGCCGATCGTGGTGAGCACCGACGAGGGCATCCGCGCCGACACCACCGTCGAATCGTTGTCGAAGCTGCGTCCAGCGTTCGCCAAGGACGGGTCGATCACCGCCGGTACCGCGTCGCAGATTTCCGACGGTGCCGCCGCCGTCGTGGTGATGAGCAAGGCCAAGGCCGAGGAGCTCGGGCTCGAGTGGATCGCCGAGATCGGCGCGCACGGCGTCGTCGCCGGCCCGGACTCGACGCTGCAGTCGCAGCCGGCCCGCGCGATCGCCCGCGCGTGCGAGCGTGAGGGCATCGACCCGAAGGATCTGGACGTCGTCGAGATCAACGAGGCGTTCGCGGCCGTCGGTATCGCGTCGACGCGCGAACTGGGCATCGATCCGGCGAAGGTGAACGTCAACGGCGGCGCGATCGCGATCGGTCACCCGCTCGGTATGTCCGGCGCACGCATCACGCTGCATCTGGTGCTCGAACTGCAGCGCCGCGGCGGCGGTGTCGGTGTGGCCGCACTGTGCGGCGGCGGCGGACAGGGCGACGCCCTCATCGTCCGGGTGCCCGCGAAGTAG
- a CDS encoding DUF3817 domain-containing protein, with the protein MANILDVSTAAKRFRLVALWEAVTWAALLVAMFFKWVLGYEEAIRIPGMVHGIAGFMLYVVVTLVTAWSLKWDVKTLLLALVSSVPPFMTIWFERWAARNGRLGELSVPGPSAAGEPTPSSVR; encoded by the coding sequence ATGGCAAACATCCTCGACGTGTCCACCGCCGCGAAGCGGTTCCGCCTGGTCGCCCTCTGGGAGGCCGTCACCTGGGCGGCGCTGCTGGTCGCCATGTTCTTCAAGTGGGTGCTCGGATACGAGGAAGCCATCCGCATTCCCGGCATGGTCCACGGCATCGCCGGATTCATGCTGTACGTCGTCGTGACGCTGGTGACCGCCTGGTCGCTCAAGTGGGACGTGAAGACCCTGCTCCTCGCGCTCGTCTCGAGCGTCCCGCCGTTCATGACCATCTGGTTCGAGCGGTGGGCCGCGCGGAACGGCCGGCTGGGTGAGCTGTCCGTTCCCGGTCCGAGTGCGGCCGGCGAGCCCACCCCCTCGTCGGTGCGCTGA
- a CDS encoding tetratricopeptide repeat protein gives MSGAVDLSGLKERAMQPPSAPPTGPGSDSAPATGTGLAPVVDVTDATFQTEVLERSMQVLVVVDLWATWCGPCKQLSPVLEKLAHEGGGTWVLAKVDVDANPGIAQAFGVQSVPTVVAIAGGQPLADFAGAQPEPQLRQWIAALQEAVEGKLAGPPTGAEPEPEPEDPRFVAAENALDEGDFAGAEAAYELILNSEPNNAQAQAALRQVKFLGRVQDLPTDAIEAADAQPDSIDAQFAAADAELYSQRPEAAFDRLVALVRRTAGDDRTRVRTRLLELFELFDPAEPVVTAARRKLASALY, from the coding sequence ATGTCCGGAGCCGTCGACCTCTCCGGTCTCAAGGAGCGCGCAATGCAACCGCCGAGCGCGCCGCCCACCGGCCCCGGCAGCGATTCCGCCCCGGCGACCGGCACCGGCCTGGCACCGGTCGTCGACGTCACCGATGCGACCTTCCAGACTGAGGTTCTCGAGCGGTCCATGCAGGTCCTGGTCGTCGTCGACCTGTGGGCCACGTGGTGCGGGCCGTGTAAGCAGCTGTCCCCGGTGCTGGAGAAGCTCGCACACGAGGGCGGCGGCACCTGGGTGCTCGCCAAGGTCGACGTCGACGCGAATCCGGGCATAGCCCAGGCCTTCGGCGTCCAGTCCGTGCCGACGGTCGTCGCGATCGCCGGCGGTCAGCCGCTGGCCGACTTCGCCGGAGCCCAGCCCGAACCGCAGCTGCGGCAGTGGATCGCCGCGCTGCAGGAGGCGGTCGAAGGCAAGCTCGCCGGCCCACCCACCGGCGCCGAGCCGGAACCGGAGCCGGAGGACCCGCGCTTCGTGGCCGCCGAGAATGCACTGGACGAGGGCGACTTCGCCGGCGCCGAGGCCGCCTACGAACTCATCCTCAACTCCGAGCCCAACAACGCCCAGGCGCAGGCCGCGCTGCGGCAGGTGAAGTTCCTGGGCCGCGTCCAGGACCTGCCCACCGACGCGATCGAGGCGGCGGACGCGCAACCCGACTCGATCGACGCGCAGTTCGCCGCCGCCGATGCCGAGCTGTACTCGCAGCGTCCGGAGGCTGCCTTCGACCGGCTCGTCGCGCTCGTGCGGCGGACGGCCGGAGACGACCGGACCCGGGTGCGCACGCGGCTGCTCGAGCTCTTCGAGTTGTTCGATCCTGCCGAGCCGGTCGTGACCGCGGCTCGACGGAAGCTGGCGTCGGCCCTGTACTGA